A genomic window from Pantoea alhagi includes:
- the yegD gene encoding molecular chaperone, with translation MFIGFDYGTANCSVAVVENGAPRLLKLEKDSPYLPSMLCGPTREAISEWLFRHHQVPTPEAENQALLRRAIAFNRDEDIEVTPGSIHFGLDALAQYMTDSEEVWFVKSPKSFLGANGLKPQQIALFEDLVCAMMLHIRQTAEQQLSGSIDQAVIGRPVNFQGLGGDEANRQAQGILARAASRAGFRDVIFQFEPVAAGLDFEATLQEEKRVLVVDIGGGTTDCSMLLMGPQWHNRADRTSSLLGHSGCRVGGNDLDIALAYKELMPLLGLGGETQKGTALPALPWWNAVAINDVPAQSDFYSAACRKLLQDLIRDARQPEKVQRLLKVWQQRLSYRLVRAAEESKIALSDRAETSAALAFIEAGLSTDIASKGLEAAIAAPLDRIQEQVRLALETSGTTPDMIYLTGGSARSPLLRQALQQQLPAIPLASGDDFGSVTAGLARWAQIMFA, from the coding sequence ATGTTTATCGGTTTTGATTACGGAACGGCTAATTGTTCCGTGGCCGTGGTAGAAAATGGCGCGCCGCGGCTGCTTAAACTGGAAAAGGATTCTCCTTATCTGCCCTCAATGCTGTGCGGGCCAACGCGTGAAGCGATCAGCGAATGGCTCTTTCGTCATCATCAGGTGCCGACACCGGAAGCGGAAAATCAGGCGCTGCTGCGGCGCGCTATCGCCTTTAACCGCGATGAAGATATCGAAGTAACGCCCGGCAGCATCCACTTTGGTCTTGATGCGCTGGCGCAGTATATGACCGACTCTGAAGAGGTCTGGTTTGTTAAATCGCCCAAATCCTTTCTCGGTGCCAACGGCCTGAAGCCGCAGCAGATCGCCCTGTTTGAAGATCTGGTGTGCGCCATGATGCTGCATATTCGCCAAACCGCAGAACAGCAGTTGAGCGGATCCATCGATCAGGCGGTGATTGGTCGACCGGTTAACTTTCAGGGGTTAGGCGGCGACGAGGCTAACCGTCAGGCACAGGGCATTCTGGCGCGAGCTGCCAGCCGCGCCGGTTTCCGTGATGTGATCTTTCAGTTTGAACCGGTGGCAGCGGGGCTCGATTTTGAAGCCACGCTGCAGGAAGAAAAGCGGGTGCTGGTGGTGGATATTGGCGGGGGCACCACCGACTGCAGTATGTTGCTGATGGGTCCGCAATGGCACAACCGCGCCGACCGCACCAGCAGCCTGTTAGGACACAGCGGCTGCCGCGTTGGTGGAAACGATCTGGATATTGCGCTGGCTTATAAAGAGCTGATGCCGCTGCTGGGGCTGGGCGGAGAAACGCAAAAAGGCACCGCCCTGCCCGCCCTGCCCTGGTGGAACGCGGTGGCGATCAACGACGTTCCGGCGCAAAGCGACTTTTATTCAGCCGCCTGTCGCAAACTGCTGCAGGATTTGATACGCGATGCGCGTCAGCCGGAAAAGGTGCAGCGCCTGCTGAAAGTCTGGCAGCAGCGCCTTAGCTATCGGCTGGTGCGGGCGGCGGAAGAGAGCAAAATCGCCCTTTCCGACCGGGCTGAAACCAGCGCTGCGCTGGCGTTTATCGAAGCCGGATTAAGCACGGATATCGCCAGCAAAGGGCTGGAAGCGGCTATCGCCGCGCCGCTGGATCGTATCCAGGAGCAGGTCAGGCTGGCGCTGGAAACCAGCGGCACCACGCCAGATATGATCTACCTGACCGGCGGCAGCGCCCGCTCGCCGCTGTTGCGTCAGGCGCTGCAGCAGCAGCTGCCTGCCATTCCGCTGGCCTCCGGCGATGATTTCGGTTCGGTCACCGCCGGGCTGGCTCGCT
- a CDS encoding phosphatase PAP2 family protein — protein MSWRTITYFGDSMLLIPTAILIALILPWKSSDRRTVWFWLLAFGLAGLIVSVSKILFMGFGIGSARFNFTGFSGHSAMSATLWPVMLWLLSGRLPAFWRGVAVTIGYMVPLLVGASRLVLLAHSKSEVASGLLIGFTLSTLFLINQRNTQLKGFSLPQVSAALLLPLVLIGHGRIAPTQNFLAHLSADLAGLEKPWTRADLLKQRQPGYQSFE, from the coding sequence ATGTCCTGGAGAACAATTACCTATTTTGGCGACAGCATGTTGCTGATCCCCACAGCAATTCTTATCGCGCTGATCCTGCCCTGGAAAAGCAGCGATCGACGCACGGTCTGGTTTTGGCTGTTGGCCTTTGGGTTAGCGGGACTGATCGTCAGCGTGTCGAAAATCCTGTTTATGGGGTTCGGCATCGGTAGCGCCCGCTTTAACTTCACCGGCTTTAGCGGACACAGCGCGATGTCAGCCACCCTCTGGCCGGTTATGCTCTGGCTGCTGTCGGGCCGGTTGCCCGCATTCTGGCGCGGCGTGGCGGTGACAATTGGCTATATGGTGCCGCTATTGGTGGGCGCTTCACGCCTGGTGCTGCTTGCGCATTCGAAAAGCGAAGTCGCCAGCGGTTTGCTGATCGGCTTTACGCTCAGCACGCTATTCCTGATCAACCAGCGCAATACGCAGCTGAAAGGCTTTTCCCTGCCGCAGGTCAGCGCCGCGCTGCTGCTGCCGCTGGTGCTTATCGGTCACGGACGCATCGCCCCTACGCAAAATTTTCTTGCGCACCTTTCTGCTGACCTTGCCGGGCTGGAAAAGCCCTGGACGCGCGCGGATCTGCTAAAACAGCGGCAGCCAGGCTATCAATCGTTTGAATAA
- the udk gene encoding uridine kinase produces the protein MTEKSHQCVIVGIAGASASGKSLIASTLYREIREQVGDEHIGVIPEDSYYKDQSHLTMEERIKTNYDHPSAMDHDLLLHHLQALKAGQHIELPVYSYVEHTRTQETIHLKPKKVIILEGILLLTDARLREEMNFSIFVDTPLDICLMRRMKRDVNERGRSMDSVMAQYQKTVRPMFLQFIEPSKQYADIIVPRGGKNRIAIDILKAKINQFFE, from the coding sequence ATGACTGAAAAGTCCCATCAATGCGTCATTGTAGGTATCGCAGGCGCATCCGCATCAGGAAAAAGTTTAATTGCCAGCACGCTGTATCGTGAAATCCGCGAACAGGTCGGCGATGAGCATATCGGCGTGATTCCTGAAGACAGTTATTACAAAGACCAAAGCCACCTCACTATGGAAGAGCGGATTAAAACGAACTATGACCATCCCAGCGCGATGGATCATGATTTGCTGCTGCATCATCTTCAGGCCCTGAAAGCGGGCCAGCATATTGAACTGCCGGTATACAGCTACGTTGAACATACCCGCACGCAGGAAACCATCCATCTCAAGCCGAAAAAGGTCATTATTCTCGAAGGGATCCTGTTGTTAACCGATGCCCGCCTGCGTGAAGAGATGAATTTCTCCATTTTTGTCGATACCCCGCTGGATATCTGCCTGATGCGTCGTATGAAGCGTGACGTGAACGAACGCGGCCGCTCAATGGATTCGGTAATGGCACAGTATCAAAAAACCGTGCGTCCGATGTTCCTGCAGTTTATTGAACCCTCCAAGCAGTACGCCGATATCATCGTGCCGCGCGGGGGTAAAAACCGCATTGCCATCGATATTCTGAAAGCGAAAATCAATCAGTTCTTTGAGTAA
- the dcd gene encoding dCTP deaminase, whose product MRLCDRDIEAWLDNGKLAITPRPPVERINGATVDVRLGNQFRTFRGHTAAFIDLSGPKHEVSAALDRVMSDEIVLPEGEAFYLHPGELALAVTLESVTLPDDLVGWLDGRSSLARLGLMVHVTAHRIDPGWQGRIVLEFYNSGKLPLALRPGMLIGALSFEPLSGPAARPYNRREDAKYKGQQGADASRIDKD is encoded by the coding sequence ATGAGATTATGCGATCGCGATATTGAAGCCTGGCTTGATAACGGCAAGCTGGCGATTACGCCGCGCCCGCCGGTAGAGCGCATTAACGGCGCAACCGTGGACGTGCGGCTGGGCAATCAGTTTCGTACTTTTCGTGGGCATACCGCAGCCTTTATCGACTTAAGCGGCCCTAAACATGAGGTCAGCGCGGCACTGGATCGCGTGATGAGCGATGAGATTGTGCTGCCGGAGGGTGAGGCGTTTTATCTGCATCCGGGCGAACTGGCGCTGGCCGTGACCCTGGAATCGGTAACGCTGCCTGACGATTTGGTCGGCTGGCTTGATGGCCGTTCATCGCTGGCGCGTCTGGGCTTAATGGTGCACGTGACAGCGCACCGCATTGATCCTGGCTGGCAGGGCCGTATCGTACTGGAGTTCTATAATTCAGGTAAGCTGCCGTTGGCCTTGCGTCCCGGTATGCTGATCGGTGCGCTAAGCTTTGAACCGTTGTCTGGTCCCGCCGCCCGTCCCTATAACCGTCGTGAAGATGCTAAATACAAAGGGCAGCAGGGCGCGGACGCCAGTCGGATCGATAAAGACTAA